The Aeromicrobium tamlense nucleotide sequence CAGCTGCTCCGCGAGGTCCTCGACCGGGGCCGTGATGAACGTCGGGGCGATCGCCGTGACGCCCGTGGCCGCGAGCTCGTCGACGATTCGCTCCCACTCCTCGTCGGTGGCGACCGCGAAGTCCGCCCCGTAGGCGCCATTGATCTGCGCGTCGATCAGGCCCGGGGCCAGGATGCCGTCGTGGTGCTCGTCGGGGTCACGCGGCGGGGCGCCCGTGCCGGACGCCGTGATCAGGCCGTCCTCGACCTCGACCCAGCCGGGCTCGAGGTCCACGTCGACGTCGACGACCGCCGCGGCGCTGATGAGGTGTCCCACGAGACGGGACCGTACACGCTCGGACGGCCCACCCTAGGGTGGAGCGCATGCGTCAGGACCTGTTCACCAGTCCCGAGGGCCAGTGGACCCCGGTCTCGCCCCAGCTCGCCACGGCGCGCGGACTCATCGGCACGGCCTGCGGTCTCGTGCTCGTGCTCGTCTCGGTGGGCGCGTGGCTCCCGCTCCGCGACTCGATGGGCGGCTGGGCCCCCGTCCTGTGGCTGCCCGCCGCACTCGGGCTCGGCCTGATCGCCTGGATCTGGTGGTGGGCGCCGCGGAACCGCCGCAGCTGGGGCTACGCCGAGGCCGAGGACGACTTCGTGGTCCGCGGCGGCATCATGTTCCGGCGTCTCGTCGTCGTGCCCTACGGCCGCATGCAGTTCGTCGACGTGCAGTCCGGTCCGGTGGCCCGCGCGTTCGGCTTCGGCACCGTCACGCTGCACACCGCCTCGACCTCCACCGCCGCGGAGATCCCCGGCGTCCCGCTCGACGAGGCCAAACGCCTGCGCGACCGGCTGACCGACCTCGGTGAGGGCCATGGCGCCGGCGTCTGAGGCGCACCGCACCCACCCCCTGACCGCCCTGCTCCAAGGGCTCATCTGGGGCGCGGGCGTCGCGGTGGCGCTGTCGTGGCAGGCCTTCGACTTCCAGGACCCGAACTGGTGGGCGCTCGCGAGCCTGCCCGCGGGATTCCTGCTGGGGGCCGCGGGCGGCTGGGTCAGCTGGCTGTTCACCCGCTACGTCATCGACGACGAGGAGATCCGCGTCGAGCGCGGCGTCCTGTTCAAGTCGTCGCGCCGCATCCCGTTCGAGCGACTCCAGTCCGTCGACATCAACGAGCCGCTCGTGGCGCGCCTCGTGGGACTGTCGGAGCTGACGATCGAGATGGCCGGCGGCTCGGACTCGCGCACGCGACTGCGCTTCCTGACGCTCGCCGAGTCGCGCCGGCTGCGCCGGCTCCTGCTCGAGCGCGCCCACGGCGCCCCCGAGGAGCACGCGGAGGACGGTGAGCCCGTGCCCCAGGAGCACCGCCAGGTGCTGCACGTCGTGCCCCCGGACCGGATCATCCTCGGCACCCTGCTGTCGCTGGACTTCGTCGGCACGGTCCTCGCGGCGATCGCCTCGATCGTCTTCGCGGTCTTCACCGAGACGGGGTGGGCGCTGCTGGCCATCCTCGTCCCCACGCTGTGGGGCATCGGGCAGATGATCACGAATCGGATCATCGCCCAGTGGGACTTCACGCTCTCGCGCCATCCGCGCGGTCTGCGGATCGAGCGCGGCCTGCTCAGCCGCAGCTCGCAGACCATCCCGTTCGACCGCGTGCAGGGCATCGGCGTGGTCGAGCCGATCGTGTGGCGCCGGTACACGTGGTGCCGCCTCGACGTGGACGTGGCGGGCTACGGCGCGGCCAGCGACGAGAGCGGCGGTGTCTCCTCGACGACCCTGCTGCCGATCGCCGACCGCGACCTCGCCCGCCGGATCGTCGACGAGCTCGTGCCCGATCCTGACCGCGGCACCGGGCGCCGGGTCCGGCCGACCAGTCGCTCGCGGGTCTTCGCGCCGATCGGCTGGCGCTACCGCTGGCTGGCCGCCACCGACCACACCGTCACGACCGCCACCGGGTGGATCACGCGACACCGCTCGGTGGTCCCGCACCACAAGGTCCAGTCCGTGGAGTTCTCCCAGGGCCCGGTCCAGCGGCGCTTCAAGGTGGCGACCGTCAAGGTGCACACGCCCGACGGGCCCGTCTCGGCCCAGGCACACCACCTCGACGAGGACGTCGCCCGCGCCATCACGTTCGACGAGGTCGAGCGCGCGCGAGCGGCGCGGAGGCTCAGCCGCCGCTGATGTCGCTCTCGGCGTCGGCGTCCATGGCGCCGGACATCTCGCGCGAGTCCAGCCAGCCCTCGGGCAGCACGACCTTGCGCGGCGAGCCCTGACGGCCGCGCGGCACGCCGAGCTCGGCGACGGGGAACGGCACCGTCGGGTCGAGCTCGGACAGCAGCTCGTCGAGGGCGCGGTAGGAGCTCACGTGGCCGAGACGGTCGCGCACGCTGGAGCCCGCCGGAAAGCCCTTGAGGTACCACGCGACGTGCTTGCGGAACTCGATGCTGCCGCGCTCCTCGCCGAGCCACTCCCCCAGCAGCTGGGCGTGGCGTCGCATGACGTCCATGACCTCGCCGAGGTTCGGCAGCGTGGCGACGGTGCGGCCGTCGAACGCCGCGGCCAGGTCGCGGAAGAGCCACGGACGACCGAGGCAGCCGCGGCCGACGACGACGCCGTCGCAGCCGGTCTGCTCGACCATCGCGAGGGCGTCGGAGGCCTCCCAGATGTCGCCGTTGCCCAGCACCGGGATGTCGACGGCGGCCTTGAGCTCGCCGATCGCGCTCC carries:
- a CDS encoding PH domain-containing protein; the protein is MAPASEAHRTHPLTALLQGLIWGAGVAVALSWQAFDFQDPNWWALASLPAGFLLGAAGGWVSWLFTRYVIDDEEIRVERGVLFKSSRRIPFERLQSVDINEPLVARLVGLSELTIEMAGGSDSRTRLRFLTLAESRRLRRLLLERAHGAPEEHAEDGEPVPQEHRQVLHVVPPDRIILGTLLSLDFVGTVLAAIASIVFAVFTETGWALLAILVPTLWGIGQMITNRIIAQWDFTLSRHPRGLRIERGLLSRSSQTIPFDRVQGIGVVEPIVWRRYTWCRLDVDVAGYGAASDESGGVSSTTLLPIADRDLARRIVDELVPDPDRGTGRRVRPTSRSRVFAPIGWRYRWLAATDHTVTTATGWITRHRSVVPHHKVQSVEFSQGPVQRRFKVATVKVHTPDGPVSAQAHHLDEDVARAITFDEVERARAARRLSRR
- a CDS encoding PH domain-containing protein, with the translated sequence MRQDLFTSPEGQWTPVSPQLATARGLIGTACGLVLVLVSVGAWLPLRDSMGGWAPVLWLPAALGLGLIAWIWWWAPRNRRSWGYAEAEDDFVVRGGIMFRRLVVVPYGRMQFVDVQSGPVARAFGFGTVTLHTASTSTAAEIPGVPLDEAKRLRDRLTDLGEGHGAGV